The Sphingobium sp. BYY-5 genome contains a region encoding:
- a CDS encoding TonB-dependent receptor, producing MIAHPSSRGRLLAGAALLSLLVAAPAFAQAPADEASAAQSAAPASGHSEIIVTGVKATRSATAITTTEIQKILPGVAPFKAIQTLPGVMYVTADPWGNNEQNASLFIHGFSAQQLGHTLDGVPLGDQSYGNFNGLSPQRAIISENVGSVVVATGAAELGIASTSNLGGAIENFSSDPRDQMGAQINQTVGSYNTSRTFLRLDSGTFGNGNSGYVSVLRQSARAWDFRGKQKGWQANAKFVHDDSNGKLTAYFAYSDKQEPNEDATTVFKTPTNAAQAYQPYTRPFFYPDFNAAIDYLDANGNVPAAEAQNYRNFYSAAIRTDYLGYIKYQAHLSDAVDWSTQAYYHHNDGAGIVAGPITVAGLPNLFSLYFPGQNLKRATGNSGYAIRTTEYRIDRGGAISTLDATLGNHTLQAGVWYEYNSSAAYRNWYALDVTRPDDYNPYNLPPHDPMFTQYGSEMRTNVLQFHVQDAWQVTPSLLIQGGFKSSLQFASGTFPIQPIIGSLPGSSSALPEGEINTKRWFLPAIGAKWNVTDHEQLYVNVQKNMRQFQPYGGGGVTPWSSGSQSAFDNLKNNGRPESAWTYEIGFRTSRTIDTGFLTGIDAQVNYYHVDFSDRLLGITPAGAIGGIGGGGISGGTPAVFNVGDVKTDGVDAALTLRFGKLFSLYNALSYNNSIYDSDYSTVTGQATDTRIGGIATVGGVVPTGGKQIPVSPKWMNKTVATLTIGDFDAQFIGDYVGRRFTTFTNDASVKSYFLGSARIGYRLPAQLVGLQKAEISLNVTNLFDEKGASTVQASANTNNYNVYPIAPRQWFVTLSAIF from the coding sequence ATGATCGCTCACCCGTCCTCGCGGGGCCGGCTTCTTGCCGGCGCTGCTTTATTGTCGCTGCTTGTTGCTGCGCCGGCCTTCGCCCAGGCGCCTGCGGATGAGGCGTCCGCAGCCCAGTCGGCCGCGCCCGCCAGCGGTCATTCCGAGATCATCGTGACCGGTGTGAAGGCGACCCGCTCGGCGACCGCCATCACCACCACGGAAATCCAGAAGATCCTGCCCGGCGTTGCGCCCTTCAAGGCGATCCAGACGCTGCCCGGCGTCATGTATGTCACCGCCGATCCATGGGGTAACAACGAGCAGAACGCCTCGCTCTTCATCCACGGTTTCAGTGCGCAGCAATTGGGCCATACGCTGGACGGTGTGCCGTTGGGTGACCAGAGCTATGGTAATTTCAACGGTTTGTCGCCGCAGCGCGCGATCATTTCCGAAAATGTCGGCAGCGTGGTCGTGGCCACCGGTGCAGCGGAACTGGGCATCGCGTCCACCAGCAACCTGGGCGGCGCGATCGAGAATTTCTCCAGCGACCCGCGCGACCAAATGGGCGCGCAGATCAACCAGACGGTCGGCAGCTACAACACGTCGCGCACCTTCCTGCGGCTGGACAGCGGCACCTTTGGCAATGGCAATAGCGGTTATGTGTCGGTGCTGCGCCAGAGCGCCCGCGCCTGGGATTTCCGGGGCAAGCAGAAAGGTTGGCAGGCCAACGCCAAGTTCGTTCATGATGACAGCAACGGCAAGCTGACCGCCTATTTCGCCTATTCGGACAAGCAGGAGCCGAACGAGGACGCGACCACCGTCTTCAAGACGCCGACCAATGCGGCGCAGGCCTATCAGCCCTATACGCGCCCCTTCTTCTATCCCGATTTCAACGCGGCGATCGACTATCTGGACGCGAACGGCAACGTGCCTGCGGCGGAAGCGCAGAATTACCGCAACTTCTACAGCGCGGCGATCCGCACCGATTATCTGGGCTATATCAAATATCAGGCGCATCTGTCCGACGCCGTCGACTGGTCGACCCAGGCCTATTATCACCATAATGACGGTGCCGGCATCGTCGCCGGGCCGATCACGGTCGCGGGTTTGCCGAACCTCTTCTCGCTCTATTTCCCCGGGCAGAACCTGAAGCGGGCGACCGGCAATTCGGGCTATGCGATCCGCACCACCGAATATCGCATCGATCGCGGCGGCGCGATCTCCACGCTCGACGCGACGCTGGGCAACCATACGCTTCAGGCGGGCGTCTGGTACGAATATAACAGCTCGGCCGCCTATCGTAACTGGTACGCGCTGGATGTCACCCGGCCGGACGACTACAACCCCTATAACCTGCCGCCCCACGACCCGATGTTCACCCAATATGGCAGCGAAATGCGTACCAATGTGCTGCAATTCCATGTGCAGGACGCCTGGCAGGTAACGCCGAGCCTGTTGATCCAGGGCGGCTTCAAGTCCAGCCTTCAGTTCGCCAGCGGCACCTTCCCGATCCAGCCGATCATCGGATCGCTGCCCGGATCGTCGAGCGCCCTGCCGGAGGGTGAGATCAACACCAAGCGCTGGTTCCTGCCCGCGATCGGCGCGAAATGGAATGTGACCGATCACGAACAGCTTTATGTCAACGTCCAGAAGAACATGCGCCAGTTCCAGCCCTATGGCGGTGGCGGCGTCACGCCCTGGAGCAGCGGCAGCCAGTCGGCGTTCGACAATCTGAAAAATAACGGTCGCCCCGAAAGCGCCTGGACCTATGAAATCGGCTTCCGTACCAGCCGCACGATCGACACTGGATTCCTGACCGGCATCGACGCGCAGGTGAACTATTATCATGTCGATTTCAGCGACCGCCTGCTGGGCATCACGCCGGCGGGCGCGATCGGTGGCATCGGCGGCGGCGGCATTTCGGGCGGCACGCCGGCTGTGTTCAACGTCGGTGACGTAAAGACCGATGGCGTGGACGCCGCGCTCACGCTGCGCTTTGGCAAGCTGTTCTCGCTCTACAATGCGCTGTCCTACAACAACTCCATCTACGACAGCGACTATAGCACGGTGACGGGCCAGGCCACCGACACGCGCATCGGCGGGATCGCGACGGTGGGCGGCGTGGTGCCGACCGGCGGCAAGCAGATCCCGGTCAGCCCCAAATGGATGAACAAGACGGTGGCGACGTTGACCATCGGCGATTTCGACGCGCAGTTCATCGGCGACTATGTCGGCCGCCGCTTTACGACCTTCACCAACGACGCTTCGGTCAAATCCTACTTCCTGGGCAGCGCGCGCATCGGTTATCGCCTGCCGGCGCAGTTGGTCGGGCTGCAGAAGGCGGAGATCAGCCTGAACGTCACCAACCTGTTCGATGAAAAGGGCGCATCGACTGTCCAGGCGAGCGCCAACACGAACAACTACAATGTCTATCCGATCGCGCCGCGCCAGTGGTTCGTTACGCTGTCGGCGATCTTCTGA
- a CDS encoding IS481 family transposase: MGQILHGCATTTEAVRRAIQHSQESLRALARRHGINQKTVAKWKRRTSTADLPTGPKVARSTVLSVEDEAVIVAFRRHTLLPLDDCLYALQATIPHLTRSSLHRCLQRHGISQLPTIEGDAPNKRKFKSYPIGYFHIDIAEVRTEEGRLYLLVAIDRTSKFAFVELHERATTRVAADFLRHLIAAVPYKVRTVLTDNGIHFTDPKYPGSAVEEVKLAITNGERFRCHSFALACAQNDIDHRLTKPRHPWTNGQVERMNRTIKEATVKRYHYDTHDQLRQHLGDFVAAYNFGRRLKTLKGLTPYEAICKAWLKEPHRFTSDPTHQIPDQTSNPDGKPTAP; this comes from the coding sequence ATGGGCCAGATACTCCACGGGTGCGCCACGACGACTGAGGCAGTCCGTCGAGCGATACAACATAGTCAAGAGAGCCTGAGGGCGCTGGCCCGGCGACACGGCATCAACCAGAAGACCGTCGCCAAATGGAAGCGGCGCACCTCCACGGCCGACCTGCCGACCGGCCCCAAGGTCGCGCGATCGACGGTTCTGTCGGTTGAGGACGAAGCCGTCATCGTCGCCTTCCGCCGGCACACGCTGTTGCCACTCGACGACTGCTTGTACGCCCTGCAGGCCACGATTCCTCACCTGACGCGCTCGTCGTTGCATCGCTGTCTGCAGCGTCACGGCATCTCCCAACTGCCCACGATCGAGGGCGATGCGCCCAACAAGCGCAAGTTCAAAAGCTATCCGATCGGCTACTTCCACATCGACATCGCCGAGGTTCGCACCGAAGAGGGCAGGCTCTACCTCCTGGTTGCAATCGACCGCACATCGAAGTTCGCCTTCGTCGAGCTGCACGAAAGGGCCACCACTAGGGTCGCTGCCGATTTCCTCCGGCATCTCATCGCCGCCGTGCCGTACAAGGTGCGCACTGTCCTCACCGACAATGGCATCCACTTCACCGATCCGAAGTACCCGGGATCCGCTGTCGAAGAGGTCAAGCTCGCCATCACGAACGGTGAGCGGTTCCGCTGCCACTCCTTCGCCCTCGCCTGCGCCCAGAACGACATCGATCACCGGCTAACCAAACCTCGCCACCCCTGGACCAATGGGCAGGTTGAAAGGATGAACCGCACCATCAAAGAGGCGACAGTCAAACGCTACCACTACGATACGCACGACCAACTCAGGCAGCATCTTGGCGACTTCGTCGCCGCCTACAACTTCGGTCGTAGGCTCAAGACCCTCAAAGGTCTCACCCCGTATGAAGCCATTTGCAAAGCCTGGCTCAAAGAGCCACACCGATTTACGTCAGACCCGACCCACCAAATCCCGGACCAAACATCTAATCCTGACGGGAAACCGACCGCCCCCTAA
- a CDS encoding alpha/beta hydrolase-fold protein, with protein MRKLLLAILLLISTLAGASAIAAPKSGRVISAQIHSAAFSESRIGISPVRKMGIYLPAGYADHARRFPVIYFLSSFFEDETAPFANHEAATLFDEAIRKKVIGDVIVVTADFTTPAGGSWFVNSPVTGNWEDFMVRELVPYIDANYRTLAQRDSRGVAGDRMGGYGAIRFGMRYPEIFGSVYALHPIGIGQGVQTMFSRPNWTLLANARSMDDLRVDGFSQIFTSIFQAHLPAPDRPPLFFARPASMTGGRLDVDAALTQRLQDSFFLDRQVGRYAKNLQRLRALKFDWARGDANPDHIVSLQAFTRTLDEYGISYEAEEYRGGWGERHWGKQGRVYSDMLPFFREYLEFQGQDPSTDR; from the coding sequence ATGCGAAAACTGCTGCTGGCAATCCTATTGCTGATCTCGACCTTGGCGGGGGCGTCTGCAATCGCCGCGCCGAAGAGCGGGCGGGTGATCTCCGCGCAGATTCATTCGGCCGCTTTCTCAGAGAGCCGGATAGGCATTTCGCCTGTCCGCAAGATGGGCATCTATCTTCCTGCCGGCTATGCTGATCACGCCAGACGTTTTCCGGTCATCTATTTCCTTTCGAGCTTCTTCGAGGATGAGACCGCACCCTTTGCAAACCACGAAGCGGCGACCTTGTTCGACGAGGCAATCAGGAAAAAGGTCATCGGTGACGTAATCGTCGTGACCGCAGATTTCACCACACCCGCTGGCGGATCCTGGTTCGTCAATTCTCCCGTGACGGGGAATTGGGAGGATTTCATGGTTCGCGAGCTGGTGCCGTATATCGACGCCAATTACCGGACGCTCGCCCAACGTGATTCCAGGGGTGTCGCCGGTGATCGTATGGGCGGATATGGCGCGATCCGTTTCGGGATGCGCTATCCTGAGATTTTCGGTTCTGTCTATGCGCTTCACCCTATAGGAATCGGCCAGGGCGTGCAGACCATGTTCTCACGACCGAATTGGACCCTTCTGGCCAACGCCCGATCGATGGACGATCTGCGTGTCGACGGATTCTCACAAATCTTCACATCGATCTTTCAGGCACACCTTCCCGCTCCTGATCGGCCGCCGCTCTTCTTCGCCCGCCCGGCGAGTATGACAGGAGGTCGGCTAGACGTGGACGCTGCCCTGACGCAGCGGTTGCAGGACAGCTTCTTCCTCGACCGCCAGGTCGGCCGCTATGCGAAGAATCTCCAGCGCCTGCGTGCTCTCAAATTCGATTGGGCGCGAGGCGACGCCAACCCCGATCACATCGTTTCACTTCAGGCGTTCACGCGAACGCTCGACGAATATGGAATATCCTATGAGGCTGAGGAATATCGCGGCGGCTGGGGTGAACGACACTGGGGCAAGCAGGGCAGGGTCTATTCCGACATGCTGCCCTTCTTTCGCGAATATCTGGAATTTCAGGGTCAAGATCCGTCGACAGACAGGTAA
- a CDS encoding response regulator transcription factor codes for MIDPHRRLLIVDDDAPLTAHLADLFARYGFVTDGAATVDAMRIMLAQKDYALVVLDPLVQADNGGALLCELVMERRLPVILHSTACTEATMIAALEMGAEDCLSKPANPRELLARIRTALRGRTPAPANHAPANAACFAGWRVDLQTGQLFDPTGTSILLSDGEFQLLRVFIEHPRQVLDRSRLLDQVHGGMSDHFDRSIDVQLCRLRRKLAASGLKGPIIRTIRNEGYMFVHAVSS; via the coding sequence ATGATCGATCCACACAGACGCTTGCTCATCGTCGATGACGATGCTCCGCTGACGGCCCATCTGGCCGATCTGTTCGCCCGCTATGGCTTTGTCACCGATGGCGCGGCCACGGTTGACGCGATGCGGATCATGCTGGCGCAGAAGGACTATGCACTGGTGGTGCTCGATCCGCTGGTGCAGGCCGATAATGGCGGTGCATTGCTGTGCGAACTGGTCATGGAACGCCGGTTGCCGGTAATCCTGCATTCGACCGCCTGCACCGAAGCGACCATGATCGCCGCGCTGGAAATGGGGGCTGAGGATTGCCTGAGCAAGCCCGCCAACCCCCGCGAACTGCTGGCCCGCATCCGGACGGCCTTGCGCGGCCGGACTCCGGCACCGGCGAACCATGCGCCGGCCAATGCGGCGTGCTTTGCCGGATGGCGCGTCGATCTGCAGACCGGTCAGTTGTTTGATCCCACCGGGACTTCCATATTGCTGTCGGATGGCGAGTTTCAGTTGCTGCGCGTCTTTATCGAACATCCACGCCAGGTCCTCGACCGGTCGCGGTTGCTCGACCAGGTCCATGGCGGGATGAGCGATCATTTCGACCGGTCGATTGACGTTCAGCTCTGCCGCCTGCGCCGCAAGCTCGCCGCCTCCGGTCTCAAGGGGCCGATCATCCGCACCATCCGCAACGAAGGCTATATGTTCGTCCATGCGGTGAGTAGCTGA
- a CDS encoding S24 family peptidase, with protein sequence MAFADIPPRPLAMQEGLRSYIVYDRLPDSCIAFPIEDDSCEPHLHEGEWVAVDTEDRNPMSGELFLIRWESSGRRAIMELSLRDGHAGAVWWVHSYHRPRSLKERQAWIRMGRTGGWSDGPYAADGERAACFQRKIIGKVVGIMNIGFRPERA encoded by the coding sequence ATGGCTTTTGCCGACATACCGCCACGCCCTCTTGCGATGCAAGAAGGGCTGCGTTCCTACATCGTCTATGACCGGCTGCCGGACAGCTGCATCGCCTTCCCGATTGAGGACGACAGCTGCGAACCACATCTGCACGAAGGCGAATGGGTTGCGGTGGATACAGAGGATCGTAACCCGATGTCGGGCGAACTGTTCCTTATCCGCTGGGAGTCATCGGGCAGACGAGCGATCATGGAATTGTCGCTTCGCGATGGTCATGCCGGAGCGGTTTGGTGGGTCCATAGTTATCACCGGCCGCGGTCTCTAAAAGAGCGCCAGGCGTGGATCAGAATGGGTCGCACAGGCGGGTGGTCTGACGGTCCCTATGCCGCCGATGGTGAGCGTGCGGCCTGTTTTCAGCGCAAGATCATCGGCAAGGTGGTCGGCATCATGAATATCGGCTTTCGACCCGAACGGGCCTGA
- a CDS encoding TonB-dependent receptor has translation MFIRTNVARALLAASALSTIWAAPLMAQDASTADDSDAIIVTGSRIQRSDYNIANPLVTVSAETLEQAGNIQIIDTLRQNPALISSFGGAQTSGSNASFGAVGVQLLNLRGLGENRTLTLVNGRRHVASLSGTAAVDVNTIPEDLIEGVDILTGGASAIYGADGVSGVVNFRLKRNFEGIKASGQIGISSRGDSGQRYGSLTYGKNFSDGRGNIALSYEFREQDRLSSFDRKRTGNPLYTYGIVRNPADFPDDPNVPDRLPFNNLRYADSSLGGAIDVDFDGIPDFTGEGGVYDRGTLLPSSGGLTQGGDSTPLAGYQGDLQAYNRVHNINLLSHYDFSDAVKFFFEAKYVKNKTSTVSQPSFDFFTSLSPDNAYLQDRFGALAPDGALVSRDNFDMGVRGEKNDRETMRFVGGFEGAISDHAHYELSYTFGQTKSKVLLTDYRIADRYWAAIDAVRDPATGNIVCRSDLDPTGNINPDNFDGPATTFTPGSGSGCRPINLLGNGSPSQTALDWVNADIMNRAKIQQHVVSGSISGDFGQFFELPGGPIGFAIGGEYRKEKSSFVPDDLLQQGALADFSLQLPESGSFDVKEVFGELSVPVLKEVPFAYALNFGAAVRLSDYSTIGKTTTWKVDATYAPIKDISFRGTWSEAVRAPNITELFAPRNGSYDFISDPCDPVFINEGTQYRAANCQAALTAAGLTPGQIAAFNPENDPTATVSLPGFTGGNRNLQEETARTWTAGVVLRPSFIPGLIASFDWYDIKLKNAVNTATAEEVAELCVDQPTLDNVFCGNITRASGTGYIDSWYVQPQNVANFRTAGADFKLNYGFDTAKAGSFAISLVGGYLDKLEFIPTPGATVDVDREESYYPKWNATGDITWKLDKLTVNYGVSWFSKTRRYTIEQLAANPDLSEDKYKWYKEKWQHDIYVAYDIDEKFRLYVGANNLFDQQPSIASTNYPISYVGRYMYAGAKITM, from the coding sequence ATGTTCATACGCACAAATGTTGCGCGGGCGCTTTTGGCCGCTAGCGCGCTTTCGACCATCTGGGCCGCGCCGCTCATGGCGCAGGACGCGAGTACGGCCGACGACAGTGATGCAATCATCGTGACCGGCAGCCGCATCCAGCGCAGCGATTACAACATCGCCAATCCGCTAGTAACGGTGAGCGCGGAAACGTTGGAGCAGGCGGGTAATATCCAGATTATCGATACGCTGCGCCAAAACCCGGCGCTGATCTCGTCCTTCGGCGGCGCGCAGACCTCCGGTTCCAATGCCAGCTTCGGCGCTGTGGGTGTGCAGTTGCTGAACCTGCGCGGCTTAGGCGAGAACCGCACTTTGACGCTGGTCAATGGCCGCCGCCATGTGGCGAGCCTGTCGGGCACGGCCGCCGTCGACGTCAACACGATCCCCGAAGACCTGATCGAGGGCGTGGATATTCTGACCGGCGGCGCATCGGCCATCTATGGAGCGGATGGCGTGTCCGGCGTGGTCAATTTCCGTCTGAAGCGTAATTTCGAGGGCATCAAGGCCAGTGGCCAGATCGGCATTTCCAGCCGCGGGGATTCGGGCCAGCGCTATGGATCGCTGACCTATGGCAAGAATTTCAGTGACGGCCGCGGCAACATTGCGCTGTCTTACGAATTTCGCGAGCAGGACCGGCTGAGCAGCTTTGATCGCAAGCGGACCGGCAATCCGCTCTATACCTATGGCATCGTGCGCAATCCGGCAGATTTCCCGGATGATCCCAATGTGCCCGATCGCCTGCCGTTCAACAATCTGCGCTATGCGGACAGCTCGCTGGGCGGCGCGATCGACGTGGATTTCGACGGCATCCCCGACTTCACGGGCGAGGGCGGCGTTTATGACCGCGGCACGCTGCTGCCCTCGTCGGGCGGCCTGACCCAGGGCGGCGACAGCACGCCGCTGGCCGGTTATCAGGGCGACCTGCAGGCCTATAACCGCGTGCATAACATCAACCTGCTGTCGCATTATGATTTCAGTGACGCGGTGAAATTCTTCTTCGAAGCCAAATATGTGAAGAACAAGACCAGCACGGTGTCGCAGCCGTCGTTCGACTTCTTCACCTCTTTGTCGCCGGACAATGCCTATCTGCAGGACCGGTTCGGCGCACTGGCGCCGGATGGCGCGCTGGTGTCGCGCGACAATTTCGACATGGGCGTGCGTGGCGAGAAGAATGACCGCGAAACCATGCGCTTTGTCGGCGGTTTCGAGGGCGCGATTTCCGACCATGCCCATTATGAACTGTCCTACACCTTCGGCCAGACCAAGTCGAAGGTGCTGCTGACCGACTATCGCATCGCCGATCGTTACTGGGCGGCGATCGATGCGGTGCGCGATCCGGCGACGGGCAATATCGTCTGTCGTTCCGATCTGGACCCGACCGGCAACATCAACCCGGACAATTTTGACGGGCCGGCCACCACCTTCACGCCCGGTTCCGGCAGCGGATGCCGGCCGATCAACCTGCTGGGCAATGGTTCGCCCAGCCAGACGGCGCTCGACTGGGTCAATGCCGACATCATGAACCGCGCCAAGATCCAGCAGCATGTCGTGTCCGGATCGATCTCCGGCGATTTTGGGCAGTTTTTCGAACTGCCGGGCGGCCCGATCGGCTTTGCGATCGGCGGCGAATATCGCAAGGAAAAGAGCAGTTTCGTTCCCGACGACCTGTTGCAGCAGGGGGCACTGGCCGACTTTTCGCTGCAGTTGCCGGAATCGGGCAGTTTCGACGTGAAGGAAGTGTTCGGCGAATTGTCGGTGCCGGTGCTGAAGGAAGTGCCCTTCGCCTATGCCCTGAACTTCGGCGCGGCGGTCCGCCTGTCGGATTATTCGACCATCGGCAAGACCACGACCTGGAAGGTCGACGCCACCTATGCGCCGATCAAGGACATCAGCTTCCGTGGAACCTGGTCCGAAGCGGTGCGCGCGCCCAACATCACGGAACTGTTCGCGCCCCGCAATGGCAGCTATGACTTCATCAGCGATCCGTGCGACCCGGTCTTCATCAACGAAGGCACGCAATATCGTGCGGCCAATTGCCAGGCGGCGCTGACGGCGGCGGGCCTGACGCCCGGACAGATTGCCGCCTTCAATCCGGAGAATGATCCGACGGCGACGGTCAGCCTGCCCGGCTTTACCGGCGGCAACCGCAACCTGCAGGAGGAAACGGCGCGGACCTGGACGGCCGGTGTCGTGCTGCGTCCCAGCTTCATTCCCGGTCTGATCGCATCCTTCGACTGGTATGACATCAAGCTGAAGAATGCGGTCAACACCGCGACCGCCGAGGAAGTGGCTGAACTCTGCGTCGACCAGCCGACGCTGGACAATGTCTTCTGTGGCAATATCACCCGTGCATCGGGCACCGGCTATATCGACAGCTGGTATGTCCAGCCGCAGAATGTGGCCAATTTCCGTACCGCCGGCGCGGACTTCAAGCTGAATTACGGCTTTGACACGGCGAAGGCCGGATCGTTCGCGATCTCGCTGGTTGGCGGTTATCTCGACAAGCTGGAATTCATCCCGACCCCCGGCGCCACGGTCGATGTGGATCGGGAGGAATCCTATTATCCCAAGTGGAACGCGACCGGGGACATCACCTGGAAGCTGGACAAGCTGACCGTCAACTATGGCGTCAGCTGGTTCAGCAAGACCCGCCGCTACACGATCGAGCAGCTGGCGGCGAACCCCGATCTGTCGGAAGACAAGTATAAGTGGTACAAGGAAAAGTGGCAGCACGACATCTATGTCGCCTATGACATTGATGAGAAGTTCCGCCTCTATGTCGGTGCCAACAACCTGTTCGATCAGCAGCCCTCGATCGCATCGACAAACTATCCGATCAGCTATGTCGGCCGCTACATGTATGCCGGGGCGAAGATCACGATGTAA
- a CDS encoding AlpA family transcriptional regulator, with protein sequence MYVFGGRAPMAILRLPAVKARTGLSRATIYRKIQSSEFPRPHQLSQRAVGWLESDVEAWIANCIAGGANDR encoded by the coding sequence ATGTACGTTTTCGGTGGGCGTGCCCCCATGGCGATCCTTCGGCTGCCTGCGGTCAAGGCAAGGACGGGGCTGAGCCGAGCGACCATATACCGCAAGATCCAGAGCTCAGAGTTCCCGCGGCCGCATCAGTTGAGCCAGCGGGCCGTTGGATGGCTCGAATCCGACGTCGAAGCGTGGATTGCCAACTGCATCGCGGGAGGTGCCAATGACCGCTGA
- a CDS encoding glycerophosphodiester phosphodiesterase, with product MVRYAVGDLLMPELWKDAAPFTRRGLLHGGARLALLGATVATGAAAIAAPARKRPLLIAHRGCSALRPEHTLGAYAKAIEDGADFVEPDLVVTKDGVLVVRHENNIAETTDVATRPEFAARKTSKTIDGDQQTGWFTEDFTFAELKTLRARERLGAMRPESQSYDGQFQIVSLEEVADFVAAEAAARGRTIGLIPEIKHGTYFAGIGLPQEQRLLDCIGKSAYLSRAPLIIQSFEVGNLKALRPKIASNVQLMQLIGDPTQPPPDFAAQGIKRTYGDLIGPGGLAEISHYAQYLAPPVRMIIPLGSDGRLAAPTGLVDAAHKVGLLVGVWTFRPENHFLAADFRDDKGDAVRNEVGSIAEIRRYLATGIDAFFTDDPGLGRQAIDAAT from the coding sequence GTGGTTCGTTACGCTGTCGGCGATCTTCTGATGCCGGAATTGTGGAAGGATGCCGCGCCCTTTACCCGGCGAGGCCTGCTCCATGGCGGCGCCAGGCTGGCGCTGTTGGGTGCGACTGTGGCAACGGGGGCGGCGGCAATCGCCGCTCCTGCCCGCAAGCGTCCGCTGCTGATCGCGCATCGCGGCTGTTCGGCCCTACGCCCGGAACATACTTTGGGCGCCTATGCCAAGGCGATCGAGGACGGCGCAGACTTTGTCGAGCCGGATCTGGTGGTGACGAAGGATGGCGTGCTGGTGGTGCGGCATGAGAATAACATCGCCGAAACCACCGACGTCGCCACGCGTCCCGAATTCGCGGCGCGCAAGACCAGCAAGACGATCGACGGCGACCAGCAGACCGGTTGGTTCACCGAAGATTTCACCTTCGCCGAGTTGAAGACCCTGCGCGCCAGGGAAAGGCTGGGTGCGATGCGTCCCGAAAGCCAGAGCTATGATGGCCAGTTCCAGATCGTCTCGCTGGAAGAGGTCGCTGATTTCGTGGCGGCGGAGGCTGCCGCGCGCGGCCGCACCATCGGCCTGATCCCGGAAATCAAACATGGCACCTATTTCGCCGGCATCGGCCTGCCCCAGGAACAACGCCTGCTCGATTGCATCGGGAAGAGCGCCTATCTGTCCCGCGCGCCGCTGATTATCCAGTCCTTCGAGGTTGGCAACCTGAAGGCGTTGCGTCCGAAGATCGCGTCCAATGTCCAGTTGATGCAATTGATCGGGGATCCGACCCAGCCGCCTCCCGATTTCGCCGCGCAGGGTATCAAGCGCACATATGGCGATCTGATCGGGCCGGGCGGCTTGGCCGAAATCTCGCACTATGCCCAATATCTGGCCCCGCCGGTGCGAATGATAATTCCCCTGGGATCGGATGGCCGGCTCGCGGCGCCAACGGGCCTGGTCGATGCCGCGCACAAGGTCGGGCTGTTGGTCGGCGTCTGGACCTTCCGCCCCGAAAATCATTTCCTGGCGGCCGATTTCCGCGACGACAAGGGCGATGCCGTTCGCAACGAAGTCGGTAGCATCGCGGAGATACGGCGTTATCTCGCCACCGGTATCGACGCCTTCTTCACCGATGATCCTGGCCTGGGTCGACAGGCAATCGACGCGGCAACCTAG
- a CDS encoding MerR family transcriptional regulator: MVSILFNTDGRYTRQQIAEATGVDRELLAYWTKEGLLVAAESEGLGKGKYRRFGFEAIHIAALLKELGLYGVQTAGLKQVAQLLWSVLAFCSQHPDITEEVLFQAASVRRARARYPVRASVVPGTENPGTAFSCFEDWLESQGKIYPKAFEIEPWFDEEAELAFALYLDLFTPAIFDNFDTRWLFTHAGNELIAIPEDLGLASIRPEHMRSYIMINLSRIIRPIWMR; encoded by the coding sequence ATGGTTTCTATCCTCTTCAACACCGACGGACGTTACACCCGGCAGCAGATTGCTGAAGCCACGGGGGTGGATCGTGAACTGCTTGCCTACTGGACCAAGGAGGGCCTGCTGGTCGCGGCCGAAAGTGAAGGTCTGGGCAAGGGCAAATACCGGCGCTTCGGCTTCGAGGCGATCCACATCGCTGCCCTGTTGAAAGAACTGGGGCTTTATGGTGTCCAGACCGCCGGGCTCAAGCAGGTCGCGCAACTGCTCTGGAGCGTTTTGGCATTTTGCTCCCAGCATCCTGACATCACCGAGGAGGTTCTGTTCCAAGCCGCATCCGTGCGCCGGGCGCGAGCCCGCTATCCGGTTCGGGCATCTGTTGTCCCCGGTACAGAGAACCCCGGTACTGCATTCAGCTGTTTCGAGGATTGGCTGGAAAGTCAGGGCAAAATCTATCCGAAGGCTTTCGAAATCGAACCCTGGTTTGATGAAGAGGCCGAGCTGGCTTTTGCCCTTTACCTCGATTTGTTCACCCCGGCCATTTTCGACAACTTCGACACGCGATGGCTCTTTACCCATGCCGGCAACGAACTGATCGCAATTCCTGAAGATCTGGGGCTGGCATCCATTCGGCCGGAGCATATGCGGAGCTACATCATGATCAATCTGTCGCGCATCATCAGGCCGATCTGGATGCGTTAG